Proteins from one Hemiscyllium ocellatum isolate sHemOce1 chromosome 8, sHemOce1.pat.X.cur, whole genome shotgun sequence genomic window:
- the LOC132818205 gene encoding alpha-1-antiproteinase-like — protein MLPPVILLLVVTLVTGTDFSATKKKRHVNHEEDLQNHGQGSDMAMISSANTDFAFQLYKEIANQTTSNIFFSPMSISTALALLSLGTRSVTREQLFKGLHLDSMTEERIAEMHRDYKQLLHTLMAEQNELQLLMGNSLHIQKGYDVLPSFLNESKKFYNAEVFSLDFNLDPENARLQLNDYVKKMTKGKIKNMFDTIDRSTKLMLINYIFFKGKWEKPFDPAQTREALFKVNKTTDVTVQMMRQTNRFSMISDYNLFSSVIKLPYLGNASMIAILPADGKLEYVEQNLSHEKFDEWVQQLAHHKQQCVLRFPKVSLSLSYGLKNILAKMGVRDLFTFAANLSGISESENLKVSQVSHKAVLDIDEKSTEAAGATGVGIIPMSLPPTLAFNRPFILIIYEENTNNILFVGRLKDPSK, from the exons ATGCTCCCTCCTGTAATCTTGCTGTTAGTTGTTACCCTTGTCACTGGAACAGACTTTTCTGCAACGAAGAAGAAACGACATGTCAACCATGAAGAAGACCTTCAAAATCATGGGCAAGGATCTGATATGGCAATGATTTCTTCTGCAAACACTGATTTTGCTTTTCAGCTCTACAAAGAAATTGCTAACCAGACTACTTCCAATATTTTCTTCTCCCCTATGAGTATTTCCACCGCTTTAGCCTTATTGTCTCTGGGTACCAGATCTGTGACACGTGAGCAGCTTTTCAAGGGACTTCACCTCGATAGTATGACAGAGGAAAGAATAGCTGAAATGCACAGGGACTACAAGCAACTCTTACATACCCTGATGGCAGAACAAAATGAGCTTCAGCTATTAATGGGAAACTCTCTTCACATTCAAAAAGGCTATGATGTGTTGCCAAGCTTTCTAAATGAGTCCAAGAAGTTTTACAATGCTGAGGTGTTTTCTCTAGATTTTAATCTGGATCCTGAAAATGCCAGGTTGCAACTGAATGATTATGTGAAAAAGATGACAAAAGGGAAAATTAAAAACATGTTTGACACAATTGACCGTTCAACCAAACTAATGCTAATTAATTACATCTTTTTTAAAG GAAAATGGGAGAAGCCATTTGATCCGGCGCAGACTCGAGAAGCATTATTTAAAGTGAACAAAACTACAGATGTAACTGTGCAAATGATGCGCCAAACCAATCGGTTCAGCATGATATCTGACTACAATCTTTTCAGTAGCGTGATAAAACTTCCTTACCTTGGAAATGCATCCATGATCGCCATCTTGCCTGCAGATGGGAAACTAGAATATGTGGAGCAAAATCTTTCCCATGAAAAGTTTGATGAATGggtccaacaacttgctcaccacaa GCAACAATGTGTCCTCCGATTTCCAAAAGTATCGCTGTCATTGTCATATGGGTTGAAAAATATCCTAGCGAAAATGGGTGTGAGAGATTTGTTTACATTTGCAGCCAACCTGTCTGGGATAAGCGAAAGTGAAAATCTAAAAGTTTCTCAG GTTTCTCATAAGGCAGTGCTGGATATTGATGAGAAATCCACTGAGGCAGCTGGAGCTACTGGAGTAGGAATTATTCCAATGTCATTGCCACCCACACTGGCATTTAATCGACCATTCATTTTGATTATCTATGAGGAAAACACAAACAACATACTGTTTGTTGGAAGACTAAAAGATCCATCGAAGTAA